The window AAATTGTGTCACATTCAAGTATTACATTAATTATTTATCCAAATAAATAAGTATAACATTAACCGTTGAAAGGGATAACTGGGTTTCCTGATGCAAGCTACTATAATCACTTCTCCATGCCTCAGTTCTGCATTATGCTAATGTTTGCTGCGAGTTGTTTAGCAATCTAGCATGTGTATATTACTGTGCAAATAGATTATGCTCTTCATTTGAAGTTTCCTTCTCGAGAATTCTATATATCAATATGAGTTGACTACTTGCAAATGGTTTCATTTCAATCCTGTGGGTAGAATCTCTTCGTTTGCtttgcttctttcttttttcatttgtcCTTAGGTTAGTACAATCTACCTTCATTCTTGTGTCTTTTCTGAATTCAGTGCACATGCTTTAGAGATCATTGttggctttttttttttgcttgttaatttgatttcaaaagaaaaaagagaaacatGTTTCACCCTTGGACTTCTAGCCGGTTCGACATGTTTGTAGAAATATTGTTCAATTTCCATCTTCCTTCACCTCTATGATCTTGGTGTATCTATCTTTTAGTGATACAATCGTGCATTTGGTTGAGAATTATACTGATTCGACTATGAAGGAGAAGTGATATACTTCCAATTTTCATGATGGCCTTGTCAATTCTTCATTCAGTCATTGTCTAGAGAACACCTATTAATTAATTTACTTTCTGCAGGTTTCTTTATTTAAAAAGTTGCTTCTTATGGTGAGAAACCTGAGAGCAGAGTCAGATCGCATGCATGCTTTAGCATGCATCTGTCGAACTGCTCTGTGTGTTGATCTTTTTGCAAAAGAGAGTGTTAGAAGGGGGCAAAAACCTGTTCCAGGAACTGATATTGCTTCACTTTTTGAGAATGCAAGAATAAAAGAGGACCTCCATAGTGTAACTAGTAAAAGCTTGTTTAGAGAAGAACTAGTTGCAATGCTGGTTGAGAGCTGCTTTCAGTTATCATTACCACTTCCTGAACAAAAGAATTCAGGTATGGAAAGCAGAGTTATTGGAGCGTTAGCCTATGGAACTGGTTATGGTGCGTTAAATTGGACAGAACCGGCTTTGGAAGTGGTGGAAGTTTGTAGACCATGTGTCAAATGGGATTGCGAAGGTCGAACATATGCTATTGATTGCTATCTGAAGTTGCTTGTCAGGCTTTGTCACATTTATGATACAAGAGGGGGTGTGAAAAGAGTCAAAGACGGGGCTTCTCAGGACCAGATTCTGAATGAAACGAGGTTGCAGAATTTGCAAAGAGAGCTTGTCAGAGATCTACGCGAGGTTGGTAGAGCTTTAATAGTTACTTAATGCCATGTGTAAGATGCATTTTATCATTTGCGCTTGTTCTATGCCACAAAATTGTATGTTGTAACATTAATTGCCTTGTATTATTTTCCCAACATAGCCGAAGTTACTCAAGTTGCCTAAGGATTATGTTGTGTTCACACATACTGAGCAAGTCTTTACATATGTTCTTGTCTTGTTGATCCTACCTTAGGTGTTAGTCTTTCTAAAATTACACGCGAAATTTTCATCTCTGATATTGGATAGTTTTGGATAATTGTAGCTCAATATTTTTCTTAGCTTTTTcaattgataatttatttatttttttataaaaaaacctGTGCTATGATGAAATTGAGCTGCATTGGAGTCTGTTCATCAGCGTGTCATCAATTAAAGAAACTCTATACCTTTTCCGACTGTATCCCCCTTCCTCCTAGATAAAACCGAACTGAAGGAAAGAGAAGTAAACCTATATAACCTGAAGTTATTATTGATGCTTTTCTTCTGcttttatgtttatttatttatttatttattcattttatgtTTTTTCTGCAGCAGGCTCACCTTTTGTCATGTTCCAATCAAGTCAATTCCCCAAATGGTCATCCAAGTTATAGGAATAACTTACTAAAttacttttgaatttttttggagaACAAAGTCATCAAACTTTGCCCATATctccaacaaaataaaataagccggAAAGTTTAATTCTCTCACCGGAAGTTTACAGTGCTTCCCATTTTTTAACATGAGACCCATTAACCCCATTCTAAATTATAAGACCCATTTTACCCATTTCAAATGGGTCTTTCATAAAACAAATGAGGTACATGTATTAAGGGACTTACTATACAAGCGTGCAATTAAGAAGATTTTTTATTTAAGAGAttctctttgactggaaataagAAAGAGGTATAGTAAAAAAGAGACAATCATCTGAAGTGCATAATTATTATGCACATCTAAAATACAATAAAATTTTATTGTTACATTGGCTTTTAAACAAAGAAGCAAATTAAGCTTGCTAGTAAACACCCTCCAAATTCAGCGACACGCACTATATATTGAGGGCCAAGACAAGCTATATACGAAGAGTAGTTTCAGAGATAACTGCTAAAATAATAAAGTTGCAGAATATATTGCAACTTCAATATAAACAAGACGAGCATAAATAGCAAAAAGTATTGACATTCCATTCCAGTAACTGCTAAAACATTGCTTATTAGACAACACTAGCAGACCGTAAAAgttgatataaaatatataccaaCACCAGTTTTAGCAAAAGAAGACACAAATATTGTATCTAAAGATGTGCTCCACATAACCAACTTTCAGTGCATATGTTTAATGGGTCTTATGTTAAAAAATGGAAAGTCAACCGTAAACTTTCAGTGAGAGAATAGACTTTTCAGCTTGTTTTATTTTGTTGGAGATATGGGCAAAGTTTGATGACTTTGAtgtccaaaaaaattcaaaagttacTTTAGCGAGTGATTTCTGCAACTTGAATGACCGTTTTGAGGATTTGACTCTGCTaaaatcttttgtactttgtacTTTGCTAACCAGGTAACATACTGTTTCTTAATTTGTCTGAAACTTACATCTTGCAGGTGAACACACCTAGAGTATGTACTCGGCTTATATGGGCTATCTCAGAGCATATTGATCTTGAAGGTTTGGATCCACTTTTGGCTGATGATCCAGAAGATCCCCTGAATATAATTATATCAAATATACACAAAGTTCTCTTCAACATAGATTCATCTGCCAGCACCACAAATCGCCTTCAGGATGTTCAAGCAGTTCTTCTGTGTGCTCAGAGGTTGGGATCACGTAATGCCCGGGCAGGGCAATTGCTAATAAAAGAACTTGAAGAATTTAGGAGCAATGCATTAGCTGATTCAGTGAACAAACATCAGTGTCGGTTAATACTGCAGCGGATCAAATATGTCTCCAACCACTCGGAAAACAAGTGAGTAGAACGTCATTCTTTCCTCTTAAATGGTAATGTAGCTCACATGATGCCCAGAACTGATTACCCTGTAAAATGCCTGAGATGAACGGAGAACTCTTCATTGAAACTCAAACTCCTCCAAAGCCATTTGGTCTCTAGATTTGCTCTTCATTGAAACTCAAACTCCTCCAAAGCCATTTGGTCTCTAGATTGCTGTTCAGAATCCCTCATCCGTTTTGGTGATATAATGTGAGAGTTAACCTGAAAGGATTATTGtagtttattttattaacttCCGCAGATGGTATCCTCTCTGCTCCTCCAGGGGGAAGGTTTTGTGTTTAAATTAGCTTGATCTGTGTAAGCAAATGAGGGGTTTTAGTTGGTTGTAGCCTTGTAGGATATAATTTATCTGAAAAGTTTAACTTTATTAGCAAACCTGTGAAACATTGTTGGATGATATgtctgttttcttttctcttctccaAGGTGGGCTGCTGTTGGTGAAGCAAGAGGAGATTATCCATTTAGCCATCACAAGTTAACTGTTCAGTTTTATGAAGCAGCTGCTGCTCAGGACCGAAAGCTGGAAGGATTGGTTCACAAGGCTATTTTAGAGCTTTGGAGGCCTGATCCTAGTGAGCTAGCCCTATTGCTGGCTAAACGAGTCGACTCAACTTTACTCAAGGTTCCTCCAAGTGCATATGCTTTGACTGGCAGCAGTGATCCTTGCTATGTTGAAGCATATCATTTAACTGATCCAAGTGATGGAAGGATTACTCTGCACTTAAAGGTCAAGATCTCTACTTCTCTTTATTGTTATAGTTGATCTTCATTTCTTTTATGCTCTGCATCTTTGTAAATTGTAAGAAAAAATCTCTGGCCGTTAAGGCACGTCATCAACATATCTTATTATAGCTTTGTTGTCTAAAATCACACATTGGTTAAGTGTATGGGCTATTATCTTTTTCATatggttttggacaattcatACTGTTTGAGCTAGCTTTTGTTATGAGTTAAGCCCAAAATCCATTTTCTTAACGTGGTATCAGAGTCGAATCCACCGTGTTATTCTGCTATTCATTGTCGGGCGactcatgttatgttattctgtGCTCTATATCTCGAGCCCTGGTTGTGCAGGAGATGTTAAAATCGCACACCAGTCAAATGTAGGGCTGTAATCTCCTCATGCGGTTTTGAATAATTCTCACCACTTGAACTAGTTTTTGGGATTGAGTTAGGCCAAAGGTCCACTTCCTTAACTAGCTTAATGTTTTTTTATACAAAATTGGCTGCAACAGTACCAATGAGAATATGTCTTCACTGAATCCTCTTTTGCTTGTGTAATCATAGTGGTCTGGTATTAATTTTTAGGAGTGGCAGCAATCCTATTAAAATACTctcgattttcttttctaaaGAGTGCAAGCATGTGTTTGGACGGAAAACCGGTTGCGAGATTTTTTCTAAACAACTTGTTTAGTGTTCTGCAAAATTTTTTGAGTCTTATGGCACACAATGTATGAAAAACTAGCATATTCCGTTATTTTTAATCTTGTTACTGGTACCATTTCTGAAACACGTAGAAGCTTTTCAGGACATCTAAAAACTTTTCAACTTTTCTCTATTTAAAAGTTCTGCAAATGGTGTTTAATGTGTTCATGCGAACGAAAACTCTTATGTACATAAGCCCACATGCAGAAATACCGGATTTCTATGTGTTGCCAAAGCATGGTGTTAAAGTTACATTTCTTCAGCTTTTAGCATAAAATTAGTTTTGGATCTATCAGGTTGTAAAATTTGGTTAAATACAAAATTGTTAAAGGAGATTAAATAATGAGAGCATAGTGTATCATAATGGGCCATGAGCCGACCTGTTAGTTATGCGTTAATAATGTATTTTGATGAAATATGGGTTGCATTTTCTGAGTGGAACTATTGCTCAGGTGAATCACTATTTATTCGTAATTCTCGGAAAACTAAGAGGCAGCATCTGCTGACATTCATAATTTTTGCAGGTTCTAAATTTGACTGAGATAGAACTTAATAGGGTGGATTTACGAGTTGGACTTTCTGGTGGATTATATTTCATGGATGGATCTCCTCAAGCAGTACGCCAGCTGCGTAATCTTAATTCACAGGTTAGACCTTGTCCTGAGACCGTCATGCTTATTTATCAAGTTCAGTTTCCTCCCTCATGGGTGTGTTTCTCCTGCCGATAAAAGGCAAAACTACTTTGCTCATTGAACATGTTATTATTTCTGTCCCCCTTCTAGATGCATCTTCTCTTCTGGCTTCTGTGTCATGACTATGGTTACTGTCAAGTGCTTGCCCCATCAAATAGGTATGGTTGTTCCTTGAGCCGACATTAGTAGCAGTAGCAGCTAATTGATATTTTAGAGGTATTAACATCATTTTTATCGAAAACTGCTTCAACCTCAAGATACCATGACTACAAAATACTATTGAATGATTTACATTATTACTGTGTCAACTGGTGAAAATTACTTACCCGTATATTAACTTgttgaaaacaaagaaaaagacaTAGTGAAGAAGTGGTAACTAAAAGACTGCAACTGCATAATAAAAGCCTTTTGATGATGTGGCATGGTAATACATCAGCAACGTTGACACCTACTGGAGGAAGGTGTTAAATGCTAAACATGGAGGCAAAATCAGTGATGCACTAGCGCGGTGTCCTTCCCGTATGGTTTGGGACCCTGGAAGCACATACACGAAGCTATTGGAGACTTCAAAAATAATACCTGCTTTGAAGTGGGTAATGGAGAGAAGATAAGGTTCTGGCATGACTTACTGGATTGGACACAATATACTGAAAGTGGTGTTTCCAGTCTTATTCCTGTTTTTCTCTTACCTAAAGCTACTATTGCACATGTAGAAGCTGGAACATTGTCTTCAGGAGAAACTGCCCAGACTAGAAGCTAGAAAGTCTCTTGGCTGTAATGAGAAAGTTGGACCAGGTGATTGCGGACATGCTGGAAGAGGACAGATTGATATGAGGCATAGATAGCAAAGGCATTTCCACAGTACGGCATGCTAACATGTCCGCTTAGATCCAATATCTGGAAGTTAATCTTGAGAACCAAAGACTCAACAGAAATTACACGTGCCTTAGTTGGGTAATGTTGCATAAGGCTTGCCTCACTTGAGTTAAATTTAAGAGAAAGCTCTTTGTTTTCCTGCATATATGCTATCTTTGTAATGCTGAATGCAGATAGGGAAGATGCCCACCACCTCTTCCTGCTTGTTGCAAGGGATAGTTGGAACATGTACTAGAatacttcataaaaaaaaaacatgtacTAGAATCTTTTTGCCGTGCACCATAAAGGAAGCTTATATCAGTTGGGATCATTGGAGGATGGAGAAACTATCTAGGAGTTACGGCAAAGTATCCCTAGGTTGCATATTTTGGATGTTATGGAGACAAAGTAGTCTGAGGTTTTGAGGGGGTCTCAACTCCCATGCCTTCCCTAGGCGCAAGATATCTTGTGAACTTATTTTGCTGGTCTAATTTTTCTTAATACTGTAAGTGACATAAATTGGTTTGTGGATTTTGTTAGCTCCTTATGTTTTGTTTAGGTTATTCAACATCTTGATTCttagtatatgtatatatacacacacacacacacacacacacacacacacacacactctctctctctcttcaccaAGAAAGTAAAGAAGTGAAGACAGTGTTGCATTGCAGTTTAGTGACAATGACCTAAATAGTAATATGTAGAAGCCTAGAAGGATGACAAGAAGATAATCTAGGATACACTATTGGAATTTCCCCAAGTAAGGTTGCTAAGGTGCAGGTGGAATGCCAGAGGAAGCTGTAAAAACTGTTCCTGAATGTGTTGTATTCTACTAGTGTTAATTGCGTAAGAGTGCTCATATAACTAAAGCAATACCCTTTGCTTTGAAGTTAGTGTCAGTACTACAGTGCAGGTGGAACGCAGGAGGTAGGAGTGTTCATGTTAGGCTCTTAGTTTCTTAGAGGAAAACTAAATGAAGTACTGAATAGAGGTTGAGTATCATACCATTGGAATTCTTGACAAAAATTGAAAGCAAAAGGATCAGCACTAATAATGATTAACAGTTCTTGAACTCTTGGATCTTGAGTAACTGACTGAAAAAACTCTTGGGCCTTGTATTTGAAACAGATACAATGTGCTGGGACTGACCGATATTAAAAGTTAGTTATGGTGCACCAGGGGAACTCAAAATTTCAGTCTAATTCGTAACGCTTGATGACTTGATTGGAGCCTTAGTCCTTCTGCTGTTAATTTTCTCAGAGTGCTACTTTGGCAACATTAAGTGCCTAAATTAGATCATGAATCAAATGATTTAGTAGGATAACTACTCTATGCAACAATGGTTTTAAAAGacaactaatttttttttctaatcgTTTAAGTTTTTAGATGAGTTGGTATAATGTGATAAGAAACAGAGAGAAGTCCTGTAGTTGTGTCTTATTTATACTAACCAATAAAATGTTTTTACATGCTTTGTCAAGAATCAGGCCTGCACATTAGGGGGTGCTTTTTAtgcttaaaataaatatttatctaATTTCTATCTCTGATAGTTAAATTTTTTAGAAGATATCAGAGTGAGTATATGTCATTCACTTGAGTCATGCTGTCTTATCTAAAAGTTTAAATTATTGGAGGGAGATAGCTCCATTTACTTGTTTTAGATTGCAACAAACCCTTTCTTGTTGGCTTGATTCTTTTTTCTTGGGTTAACCACATGGAAATATTAGATCTCTCAGTGGTGCTGGGACGTGAATCTAGGGAATCTAACTACTCAGCTACTATATTGTATTGTGTGTACCATATCATTTCGCAATTTAAACGGTTAGGGGGTGGCAatgttatttacttaattatattttcaCCATGCCTCATCACAATGTGGACTGATCTCGTCTCCTAAATTTTTTTGGACAACCCAAGAGATCTACATGCTCTAGTACCAAGTGTATTGAACTGTTGGAAAAAAATTATGTCTATTTAACAGTTTTATTTTAGGTTGCTACAAATGAGCATGGTATAGTGACAGTTCTTCATTGATTAAATTGACACACTGAGATATTAGTCAAGGTTTGTGAATCTCTTTGTTGTTTTTCTGAGTTTTCTAATCTCATTTCTTGAATTACCATGTTCGCCACTTTCCAAAATAGGAAAATGTAACTCTTATTTTCAGATGCTATCTAAATACAATTAGAGGCCTAAGATTGCGCCTTGCGTATTTAGTGTGGTTACACATCTTTGCTTTAGCTTGACATTTGAGAAGAAAAAGACATATTGATGGATAGATATTCATTTAATTGTTTCATGTATTTCAATTTTATTTCCCATATGGAAAATGTGGTAGACACTTGTGATTGGTTGTTCCAGGGTTTCAGACCAAACATCGTCTTTTTTTAAGGCTGTTCCCTATCTTCGACTGGATAAAAGAAGGGGGGGGTAGGGAAAGGGGttttctgattaacctgaaaccttTTATGCTAATTTCATTTGGCTTGAAAATGTTGCTCGATATTGATTAACCTTTTCGTCACATTTTTCATTATCCTTGTAAATTGACTGTTGGACCCTAATGCTCATTGGTGGTACTCTATACGTTGATAGTTTCTTTTTCATAAATTGACTGGACTTGCATGAATCCAGGAACCAGTGCTGAGCAGTGTAACTGTGGGCGTTTCCCATTTTGAGCGTTGTGACCTTTGGGTTCAAGTACTTTACTACCCCTTTTATGGTTCTGGTCCTGCCGATTATGAAGACTCTGAAGAGGATCCACAAGTTATGAGACAAAAGAAAAGCCTGAGACCTGAATTAGGGGAACCCGTCATTTTGAGATGTCAGCCATACAAAATTCCTCTGACCGAGCTTCTTTTGCCACATAAAATTTCACCAGTTGAATATTTTCGTCTGTGGCCTAGTTTGCCTGCTATAGTTGAGTGTACTGGTACATATACATATGAAGGAAGCGGTTTCATGGCTACTGCTGCTCAGCAATATGGGGAGTCTCCATTTCTGAGTGGCCTGAAATCTCTGTCTTCCAAACCTTTCCACCGAGTTTGCTCACACATCATCCGGACAGTTGCTGGATTTGAGGTTAGTAACTTTGTTTTAAAGGGTTCttgttttttgattttctttggaAATATTTTACTATGTTGGATTTAGAAGCCACTTTTAAGTTTTTCAGGCACTTCTAATTGGGCATTTTACGTATGAAGATTGACCTTTCCTTTCTGCTTGGATTTATGTTCAAATTCAATGAATCctattttctcttttatctcaTTTCCCGCTTGGTATTGAGCAGCTCTGTTTTGCTGCTAAAACCTGGTATGGAGGGTTTTTGGGCATGATGGTTTTTGGTGCAAGCGAAGTGAGCAGAAATGTGGATCTTGGCGATGAGACGACCACAATGATGTGCAAATTTGTGATCCGAGCATCAGATGAATCCATTACCAAGGAGATTGCTTCAGATTTTCAGGGTTGGTTGGATGACCTAACTGATGGTGGTGTTGAGTACATGCCTGAAGATGAAGTAAAGGTGGCTGCTGCTGAAAAGCTAAAGATTTCAATGGAACGGATAGCGTTACTAAAGGCGGCAAGACCTCGCCCGAAGTCTCCAAAATCggatgatgaagaagaggaggaagacgAGGATgatgagaaacaaaagaaagaagacatGATTAACGTTGAAGATGGTAAAACTAAGGGGCCAACTACTTTATTTAAGTTGACGGCAGAAGAGGTTGAGCATCGGGCGCTTCAAGCAGCTGTAATTCAGGAATGGCATATGCTCTGTAAAGATAGGGATGCCAAAGTAAATTGATTTTGCATACGTTCTTTGccatttttttgttttgataATTTGATTTAGGTAGTTGGTTGAGATGAGTTCTAAGTTTGTTTTCTGTAATTCTAATTTGTTTCTTTTGCCccagttttgtaatttttctgtATCTTTTTGAAGCACTCTGAGGCTGTAAATTAAGAAGGCCTGACGCCTTATACCATCTTGTACCTTTTTACTTTCTCTTCTCTGTCGTGTACATTCTATTACCATCCTTTTTTACTTTTGGAAACTTAATAACTATCAATTTGTGTCTGAAAAAAGAATAAACTGTTGTCTGCTTCCACTGGTGCTAATAGTTGACAAACATATGGTTAGATGACGATTCTCAATAGATCGATCCAAGGATATAAATTGCCATGCCCATGCAAACTGATAGAGGAGACGAATGGTTTGGAACTCGGAAGCTTCTGAGAAAATGGAGAATGAAATATCCTTAAGCCATTTGTTTGTTGATCTTCTGCATATATGCAAGAAATAAGAATGTTAGACCACTACTTAAATACCTGGTAATGCAATAAAATTTAGGACATCGAATGCATGCACGAAATCAATATTagtgaaaattaaaagaaaagatgGGTCAAAAATTAAGCCGGTCAACCTTCCTCAAAAACTGGGTTCACTAAATTCAGTGATTAATAGGATTTATAAATCGATTGTTCATGTTTGAAGAAGAAGCTAATAGCATAAAAATCGATCCAAGTAAACTATAAAGGAATAACTCATATGCTGTCTTGATCCTTATTTGTCTCGAACCCGTTACCCCTATAATAATGATAGAGTCACGGGTGGCCCCAAAGCCGAGTTGATCCGCGGTGCTTGTTAGTAACCACTTCCTTTTTGGAGAACCGTACGTGAGACTTTCACCTCAAACAATTCCGTCCCGAACTCCTGTTGCTGCCTTTGCATTAAACCACTATTTATGCACGTATTTTTAGTCTGGACTAACGAATCTTTTACTTCTCGATTAGTGCCGAACAATGGTGCTTGCGTTGCGGTCTTGGGTCCTGGGGGAGATGCCTGCCCATAGGGTCCAGCCTGCTTCCCGCACAAAGAACCGCCAGAAGAAGCCCTTGTCCAAATAATGAGGGCTAGGAAGTGGCTACATGAAGACTAGTGCCGAAATCAAGAATCTGTGGCTAAAACATGTCAATAATGTTTTTATGGCTATAaacagaggcggatctaggatttaaaCTTTGCAGATTCAAATTCTCAAATTCACATTTTTACCACATCTCATCTAATTTaatgaattcaaaatttattattcgtacatattttataattttttgggTAAAAATACAGGGCATGAGCGAAGGCAATGAGTTCAATTGAACTCATAGATTCTATACTAGATACACCTCTGACTATAAATCATCCCATTAAGAATAAAATCGAAGATTTAAAGTTAAGTTATTTacttttcattctttttggaataagCTAAAAAAGAAATGTTGCCACATAAAGTGAAAAAGAATCAATATAAATCAGGAGTAATATTTGACACATACGTAGTAGTAATATAATTTTTCGACAAGTACCCGTTGAAGTGATGGAGGCGCATATAAAAGGGAGATGAGACTCCAACAACTTGTCCAACGCTAtatgtttatgttttggtttGTTAAAAAAAGACTCGATCCTTTGTTATCACAGGGAATAGAAATGGGAGTGAGATGACAAGGGGATTGGACTAAGACACCACATTGGTTCCACTAGTATAAAAACATCCTTGTGTAATGGTTATTGAACAACAGCGTTTCTCGGTACAGACATACATCAGTGTTTTTTGCAATGACAAGAAAGTTGAAGTACTCGATGGTTCAACTAAAAGTtcattattattacctatatTATTTTACAGGATTCTGCTGCATGAGTAAAGAAAGCTGCATATAAAACTTTTAGGTTTTGAAAGAGAATGTCTAAATTATGAGTGTCTCCATCCCCTCATCTTCTAGCTGCTGGAAAGCATCAGATAACAGGTAAGAAATGCATCGCCAAAGAATGTCGAGAGAAGTCAGCAGCCACCACCACTGCCAAATTGCTTTTGGAGATCCTGGAATGACACTGTGGCTGACCCCCTCTTCTTTGCTTTCTGTTGAGAATGGTGTTCCCTCCATCCAGTCATGTATATTATCTGAAAACACAATGAGGGTACGAACACAGTTCACACTTGAATAAAGTACAATATACTCCAGCAAAAGAGAAATATCTTGCTGAAGCAAATTTAAAAAGATGTGGTTAACCAAGACCAGTAGATCACATTGTTGCCACTAACAATTTAGTAAAAACCAGTTCACTTGTTTTTAGGTCTCGGTCCTACTCACTAAGGAGCTCAGTTGTGTTACGCCAGATGAACTAGATATAGTCCCGTTCAAAAACAATAAACATCTTCAAGATCATTTTGTATTGAATTACACTTGCTTCTACTTGAGATGCTATGGTATCAAGGGATTGTTATCCAATATGAAATGACATTCTTTTAAAACTTGCAAACTATTTCCAGCATTGAGTTCTAGAAGAACAGTGGTAACCCCTCCTTGCGCATGTGATCATCTAACAGATATTACACAAAAGCTTGATTGAAGCATGAGATATCT is drawn from Nicotiana tabacum cultivar K326 chromosome 9, ASM71507v2, whole genome shotgun sequence and contains these coding sequences:
- the LOC107760733 gene encoding protein TPLATE isoform X1, translated to MDILFAQIQADLRSNDALRQSGALLQALQQSAAGRDISVLAKSAVEEIVASPASAISKKLAFDLIRSTRLTADLWEIVCTGIRNDLDFPDPDVTAAAVSILAAIPSYRLGKLISDCNKQISSCFDSTSDNLRFAITETLGCILARDDLVTLCENNMNLLDRVSNWWIRIGQNMLDKSDAVSKVAFESVGRLFQEFESKRMSRLAGDKLVDSENSVAIRSNWVSSMVEFVWRRRNALMARSLVLPIENFRATVCPLVYAVKAVASGSIEVIKKLSRSSKSGNASSLETVSAERFVGVSDVVSHLAPFLASSLDPSLIFEVGINMLYLADVPGGKPEWASTSIIAILTLWDRQEFSSARESIVRAVVTNLHLLDLSMQVSLFKKLLLMVRNLRAESDRMHALACICRTALCVDLFAKESVRRGQKPVPGTDIASLFENARIKEDLHSVTSKSLFREELVAMLVESCFQLSLPLPEQKNSGMESRVIGALAYGTGYGALNWTEPALEVVEVCRPCVKWDCEGRTYAIDCYLKLLVRLCHIYDTRGGVKRVKDGASQDQILNETRLQNLQRELVRDLREVNTPRVCTRLIWAISEHIDLEGLDPLLADDPEDPLNIIISNIHKVLFNIDSSASTTNRLQDVQAVLLCAQRLGSRNARAGQLLIKELEEFRSNALADSVNKHQCRLILQRIKYVSNHSENKWAAVGEARGDYPFSHHKLTVQFYEAAAAQDRKLEGLVHKAILELWRPDPSELALLLAKRVDSTLLKVPPSAYALTGSSDPCYVEAYHLTDPSDGRITLHLKVLNLTEIELNRVDLRVGLSGGLYFMDGSPQAVRQLRNLNSQEPVLSSVTVGVSHFERCDLWVQVLYYPFYGSGPADYEDSEEDPQVMRQKKSLRPELGEPVILRCQPYKIPLTELLLPHKISPVEYFRLWPSLPAIVECTGTYTYEGSGFMATAAQQYGESPFLSGLKSLSSKPFHRVCSHIIRTVAGFELCFAAKTWYGGFLGMMVFGASEVSRNVDLGDETTTMMCKFVIRASDESITKEIASDFQGWLDDLTDGGVEYMPEDEVKVAAAEKLKISMERIALLKAARPRPKSPKSDDEEEEEDEDDEKQKKEDMINVEDGKTKGPTTLFKLTAEEVEHRALQAAVIQEWHMLCKDRDAKVN
- the LOC107760733 gene encoding protein TPLATE isoform X2 yields the protein MDILFAQIQADLRSNDALRQSGALLQALQQSAAGRDISVLAKSAVEEIVASPASAISKKLAFDLIRSTRLTADLWEIVCTGIRNDLDFPDPDVTAAAVSILAAIPSYRLGKLISDCNKQISSCFDSTSDNLRFAITETLGCILARDDLVTLCENNMNLLDRVSNWWIRIGQNMLDKSDAVSKVAFESVGRLFQEFESKRMSRLAGDKLVDSENSVAIRSNWVSSMVEFVWRRRNALMARSLVLPIENFRATVCPLVYAVKAVASGSIEVIKKLSRSSKSGNASSLETVSAERFVGVSDVVSHLAPFLASSLDPSLIFEVGINMLYLADVPGGKPEWASTSIIAILTLWDRQEFSSARESIVRAVVTNLHLLDLSMQVSLFKKLLLMVRNLRAESDRMHALACICRTALCVDLFAKESVRRGQKPVPGTDIASLFENARIKEDLHSVTSKSLFREELVAMLVESCFQLSLPLPEQKNSGMESRVIGALAYGTGYGALNWTEPALEVVEVCRPCVKWDCEGRTYAIDCYLKLLVRLCHIYDTRGGVKRVKDGASQDQILNETRLQNLQRELVRDLREVNTPRVCTRLIWAISEHIDLEGLDPLLADDPEDPLNIIISNIHKVLFNIDSSASTTNRLQDVQAVLLCAQRLGSRNARAGQLLIKELEEFRSNALADSVNKHQCRLILQRIKYVSNHSENKWAAVGEARGDYPFSHHKLTVQFYEAAAAQDRKLEGLVHKAILELWRPDPSELALLLAKRVDSTLLKVPPSAYALTGSSDPCYVEAYHLTDPSDGRITLHLKVLNLTEIELNRVDLRVGLSGGLYFMDGSPQAVRQLRNLNSQMHLLFWLLCHDYGYCQVLAPSNSNVDTYWRKVLNAKHGGKISDALARCPSRMVWDPGSTYTKLLETSKIIPALKWVMERR